The Sesamum indicum cultivar Zhongzhi No. 13 linkage group LG1, S_indicum_v1.0, whole genome shotgun sequence genome includes a window with the following:
- the LOC105163497 gene encoding transmembrane 9 superfamily member 7-like has translation MGRTLTGRVSAIVFCFLLVISSVNSFYLPGVAPRDFMRGDELQVKVNKLSSTKTQLPYDFYYLKYCKPEKIKNVAENLGEVLRGDRIENSVYTFHMRDEQSCIVGCKVSLDAQAAKDFIEKIDDEYRVNMILDNLPVAVLRQRRDGSPSTTYEHGFRVGFKGTYAGSKEEKYFIHNHLSFRVMYHRDPETDSARIVGFEVSPISINHEYKEWDEKNPKVATCNTNTKNIIQGGAVPQEVDTDKEVIFTYDVTFKESDIKWASRWDTYLLMNDDQIHWFSIINSLMIVLFLSGMVAMIMMRTLYRDIANYNQLETQDEAQEETGWKLVHGDVFRAPVNSGLLCVYLGTGVQIFGMTLVTMIFALLGFLSPSNRGGLMTAMVLLWVFMGLFAGYSSARLYKMFKGTEWKRNTLKTAFMFPGILFAVFFVLNALIWGEKSSGAVPFGTMFALVCLWFGISVPLVFIGSYLGFKKPVGEDPVKTNKIPRQIPEQAWYMKPVFSILIGGILPFGAVFIELFFILTSIWLNQFYYIFGFLFIVFVILIITCAEITIVLCYFQLCSEDYNWWWRAYLTAGSSALYLFFYSIFYFFTKLEITKLVSGILYFGYMLIASYAFFVLTGTIGFYACFWFVRKIYSSVKID, from the exons ATGGGTCGTACATTAACGGGTCGGGTCTCCGCCATTGTTTTCTGCTTTCTTCTTGTTATCTCATCCGTGAACTCCTTCTACCTCCCCGGCGTTGCGCCTCGCGATTTTATGAGA GGCGATGAGCTTCAAGTCAAAGTGAACAAGCTTTCATCTACAAAGACACAACTTCCATATGACTTCTATTACTTGAAATACTGCAAACcggaaaaaatcaagaatgttGCTGAAAACTTGGGAGAGGTCCTTCGGGGCGACCGTATAGAGAATTCAGTCTACACC TTTCATATGAGGGATGAGCAATCCTGCATAGTGGGTTGCAAAGTTAGTCTGGATGCTCAAGCGGCAAAggattttatagaaaaaattgatgatgagTACAGAGTCAATAT GATTCTGGACAATCTTCCAGTAGCTGTACTTAGACAAAGGCGAGATGGAAGTCCATCAACAACTTATGAGCATGGTTTTCGAGTTGGATTCAAAGGAACTTATGCTGGG AGCAAAGAGgagaaatattttatccatAATCACTTAAGCTTCAGAGTTATGTATCATAGAGATCCTGAAACAGATTCTGCTCGAATTGTTGGATTTGAAGTCTCTCCAATCAG CATCAATCATGAGTACAAGGAGTGGGATGAAAAGAATCCAAAGGTGGCAACATGCAACACAaacaccaaaaatataatccagGGAGGCGCTGTTCCACAGGAAGTGGATACTGACAAAGAGGTCATATTTACTTATGATGTTACTTTCAAG GAAAGCGATATTAAGTGGGCATCACGGTGGGACACCTACCTCCTCATGAATGATGATCAAATTCACTGGTTTTCAATCATCAACTCTTTGATGATTGTTCTCTTCCTTTCTGGTATGGTTGCCATGATAATGATGAGAACTCTGTACAGAGATATTGCTAACTATAACCAATTGGAAACCCAAGATGAAGCTCAAGAAGAAACAGGATGGAAACTTGTCCATGGAGATGTTTTCAGAGCGCCTGTAAATTCTGGATTGCTGTGTGTTTATCTGGGAACTGGGGTTCAGATCTTTGGAATGACACTTGTGACAATGATCTTCGCATTGCTAGGTTTTCTCTCACCTTCCAACCGTGGGGGACTCATGACTGCCATGGTTCTGTTATGGGTTTTTATGGGCTTATTTGCTGGCTACTCTTCTGCTCGTCTGTACAAAATGTTCAAGGGTACAGAATGGAAGAGGAATACCTTAAAAACAGCTTTCATGTTCCCTGGTATTCTTTTTGCAGTCTTCTTTGTGCTGAATGCTCTAATTTGGGGTGAAAAATCATCTGGAGCTGTACCATTTGGAACAATGTTTGCTCTTGTGTGCCTATGGTTTGGAATATCAGTACCATTGGTATTTATTGGTAGTTATTTGGGTTTCAAAAAGCCTGTCGGTGAAGATCCTGTCAAGACCAATAAGATCCCTAGACAGATACCTGAACAGGCCTGGTATATGAAACCAGTATTCTCAATACTTATCGGTGGCATTCTTCCTTTTGGGGCTGTTTTCATTGAATTGTTCTTCATCCTGACCTCCATCTGGCTGAACCAGTTCTACTACATCTTCGGCTTCCTCTTCATAGTCTTTGTGATCTTGATAATCACATGTGCAGAGATCACAATCGTTCTTTGCTACTTCCAGTTGTGCAGTGAAGACTATAATTGGTGGTGGAGAGCTTACCTGACGGCTGGATCCTCCGCTTTATATCTCTTCTTCTACTCAATTTTCTACTTCTTCACCAAGCTGGAAATTACGAAACTGGTTTCTGGCATTTTGTACTTCGGATACATGTTGATTGCATCGTATGCTTTCTTTGTGTTGACTGGAACAATTGGCTTCTACGCTTGCTTCTGGTTTGTTCGGAAAATCTATTCCTCTGTGAAGATAGATTGA
- the LOC105163489 gene encoding WD-40 repeat-containing protein MSI4-like — protein sequence MKDKPAERAVEERYTQWKSLVPVLYDWLANHNLVWPSLSCRWGPQVEQATYKNRQRLYLSEQTDGSVPNTLVIANVEVVKSRVAAAEHIAQFNEESRSPFVKKSKTIIHPGEVNRIRELPQNSNIVATHTDSPDVLIWDVESQSNRQPVLGATPSRPDLVLTGHQDNAEFALAMCPTEPFVLSGGKDKSVVLWSIHDHISSLAADQGAQKSPGSKGGAVNGKPADGSTVQARGVFQGHEDTVEDVQFNPSSAQEFCSVGDDSCLILWDARTGLSPVVKVEKAHNADLHCVDWNPNDVNLILTGSADNSVRMYDRRNLTSGGVGSPVHIFEGHTAAVLCVQWSPAKASVFGSAAEDGLLNIWDHGKIGKVENYSGAGNSIYPPGLFFRHAGHRDKVVDFHWNAADPWTIVSVSEDGEKTGGGGTLQIWRMIDLIYRPEEEVVAELDKFKSHLLTCSSS from the exons ATGAAGGACAAGCCAGCAGAGCGCGCAGTGGAGGAGCGCTACACACAATGGAAGTCGCTAGTGCCAGTGCTCTACGACTGGCTTGCCAATCACAACCTCGTTTGGCCTTCCCTCTCTTGCAG GTGGGGACCACAAGTGGAGCAAGCAACTTACAAGAATCGCCAGCGTCTATACCTTTCTGAACAG ACGGATGGCAGTGTTCCAAATACACTTGTCATAGCAAATGTTGAAGTTGTCAAGAGTAGGGTGGCAGCAGCAGAGCACATAGCACAG TTCAATGAAGAATCACGTTCGCCTTTCGTGAAGAAGAGCAAGACCATCATACATCCTGGCGAG GTGAATCGAATCAGGGAACTTCCGCAAAATAGCAACATTGTGGCCACTCACACTGACAGTCCTGAT GTCCTCATCTGGGATGTTGAGAGTCAATCTAATCGCCAACCTGTTTTAGGTGCCACACCATCTCGGCCTGATCTG GTACTAACTGGACATCAAGACAATGCTGAATTTGCACTAGCCATGTGTCCTACAGAACCCTTTGTGCTCTCTGGAG GCAAGGACAAGTCTGTGGTTTTGTGGAGCATCCACGACCATATATCATCTTTGGCAGCAGATCAGGGAGCTCAAAAGTCACCAGGATCTAAGGGTGGTGCAGTCAATGGCAAACCTGCAGATGGCTCCACTGTTCAAGCTCGAGGGGTTTTCCAGGGGCATGAGGATACTGTTGAAGATGTCCAGTTTAACCCATCAAG CGCACAGGAGTTCTGTAGTGTTGGTGATGATTCTTGCCTTATACTGTGGGATGCAAGAACTGGCTTGTCCCCTGTTGTTAAG GTTGAGAAGGCTCATAATGCTGATCTTCATTGTGTTGATTGGAATCCGAATGATGTGAATCTAATTTTGACAGG ATCTGCCGATAATTCCGTTCGCATGTATGACCGTCGAAATCTTACTTCTGGGGGAGTTGGATCCCCTGTTCACATATTTGAAGGGCATACTGCTGCTGTGCTGTGCGTTCAG TGGTCACCAGCTAAAGCATCTGTATTCGGCAGTGCTGCAGAGGATGGTCTCTTGAATATCTGGGATCACGGAAAG ATTGGCAAGGTGGAGAATTATTCTGGAGCAGGAAATTCAATTTATCCCCCAGGCTTATTCTTCCGACATGCTGGGCATAG GGATAAAGTGGTCGACTTTCACTGGAATGCGGCCGATCCATGGACAATCGTTAGTGTGTCTGAAGATGGAGAAAAGACTGGTGGGGGAGGTACCCTACAG ATATGGCGAATGATCGACCTGATTTACCGGCCAGAAGAGGAGGTGGTGGCTGAGCTCGACAAGTTCAAGTCCCATCTGCTGACATGCTCTTCTTCTTGA
- the LOC105163481 gene encoding protein ROOT HAIR DEFECTIVE 3 (The sequence of the model RefSeq protein was modified relative to this genomic sequence to represent the inferred CDS: added 7 bases not found in genome assembly) gives MDTRDHCCSTHLIDGDGTFNVAGIDSFMKEVKLGECGLSYAVVAIMGPQSSGKSTLLNHLFGTNFKEMDAFKGRSQTTKGIWMAHCVGIEPCTLVMDLEGTDGRERGEDDTAFEKQSALFALAVSDIVLINMWCHDIGREQAANKPLLKTVFQVMMRLFSPRKTTLMFVIRDKTRTPLENLEPVLREDIQKIWDSVPKPQAHKETPLSEFFNVEVVALSSYEEKEELFREQVASLRQRFFHSIAPGGLAGDRRGVVPASGFSFSAQQIWKVIKENKDLDLPAHKVMVATVRCEEIANERFSSFIANEEWRQLEETVQTQPVPGFGRKLTSIIDACLSEYDAEATYFDEGVRSSKRKQLEEKLLQLVQPAYQFMLGHIRSGTLERFKEAFDSALNGGKGFAAAARDCTEYFMAQFDEASADAHIDQANWESSKIRDKLRRDIDAHIAAVRAAKLSDLTTMYETKLNEALSGPVEALLDGASDDTWPAIRKLLRRETDTAVNGFSSALSGFEIDDVTKDKMLSRLEDHARGIVEAKAKEEAGRVLIRMKDRFSTLFSHDSDSMPRVWTGKEDIRAITKTARSASLKILSVMAAIRLDDSADSIENTLALALVDPKSGTTANRSISGDPLASSSWDEVPSSKTLLTPVQCKSLWRQFKSETEYTVSQAIAAQEASKRNNNWLPPPWAIVALVVLGFNEFMTLLRNPLYLGVIFVAFLLIKALWVQLDISGEFRNGALPGILSISTKFLPTVMNLLRKLAEEGQRQANPDPQRNPPVPAKTLRSGTNDHDDYSSSASSGVTASENGTEYSSPLAHQKAQ, from the exons ATGG AGACCATTGTTGTTCGACTCATCTCATAGATGGAGATGGTACTTTTAATGTTGCTGGAATTGATAGTTTCATGAAGGAAGTTAAACTTGGAGAGTGTGGGCTTTCTTATGCTGTCGTCGCAATCATGGGTCCTCAGAGTAGTG GGAAGAGTACATTGTTGAATCACCTGTTTGGTACTAATTTCAAAGAAATGGATGCTTTTAAGGGCAG GTCTCAAACCACAAAAGGCATCTGGATGGCGCACTGTGTTGGCATTGAACCTTGCACTCTTGTAATGGATTTAGAGGGTACTGACGGAAGAGAAAGAGGAGAG GATGATACGGCATTCGAGAAGCAGAGTGCTCTCTTTGCCCTTGCTGTTTCTGATATAGTGCTGATAAACAT GTGGTGTCACGATATTGGGCGTGAGCAGGCTGCAAATAAACCTCTTTTAAAAACTGTATTTCAG GTTATGATGAGACTGTTTAGTCCTCGTAAGACAACTTTAATGTTTGTCATTCGTGATAAAACAAGG ACACCTCTGGAAAACTTGGAACCAGTTTTAAGGGAAGACATTCAGAAG ATATGGGATTCTGTTCCTAAGCCACAAGCTCATAAGGAAACTCCATTGAGTGAATTTTTCAAT GTAGAAGTTGTGGCTCTCTCTAGTTATGAAGAGAAGGAAGAGCTATTTAGAGAACAG GTTGCAAGTCTCAGACAGCGATTCTTCCATTCGATTGCACCAGGTGGGCTTGCTGGGGATAGGCGTGGTGTAGTCCCTGCTTCAGGCTTTTCGTTCAGTGCACAGCAGATATGGAAGGTCATCAAGGAGAACAAGGACCTTGACCTGCCAGCTCACAAG GTCATGGTTGCCACTGTACGTTGTGAAGAGATTGCTAATGAaagattttcttctttcattgcAAATGAG GAATGGCGTCAATTGGAAGAGACTGTACAAACTCAACCAGTCCCTGGGTTTGGGAGGAAGCTCACCTCCATTATTGATGCTTGTCTATCAGA GTATGATGCAGAGGCCACATATTTTGATGAAGGTGTTAGATCTTCCAAGCGGAAACAATTGGAGGAGAAGCTTTTGCAA CTTGTCCAACCAGCGTATCAGTTCATGCTGGGACACATACGCTCTGGAACCTTGGAGAGATTCAAAGAAGCATTTGATAGTGCCTTGAATGGTGGTAAAGGATTTGCTGCGGCTGCACGAGATTGCACCGAGTACTTTATGGCACAGTTTGATGAAGCATCTGCAG ACGCGCACATTGACCAAGCGAATTGGGAGTCTTCTAAAATAAGAGATAAGCTTAGGCGTGATATCGATGCACATATTGCTGCAGTACGTGCTGCCAAGCTGTCCGACCTTACAACCATGTATGAG ACAAAGTTGAACGAAGCATTATCTGGACCTGTTGAGGCTTTGTTGGATGGAGCCAGCGATGATACATGGCCAGCAATAAGAAAACTTCTCCGTCGTGAGACTGATACAGCCGTTAATGGGTTTTCTAGTGCACTCTCTGGTTTTGAAATTGATGACGtaacaaaagataaaatgcTCTCAAGGTTGGAGGATCATGCAAGAGGAATAGTAGAAGCAAAGGCTAAAGAAGAAGCAGGAAGGGTCCTGATCCGCATGAAAGACAG GTTTTCTACATTGTTTAGCCATGATTCTGACTCAATGCCACGCGTCTGGACTGGGAAGGAAGATATTCGAGCAATCACCAAGACTGCTCGTTCTGCT TCTTTGAAGATACTTTCTGTTATGGCTGCTATCCGTCTGGATGATAGTGCTGATTCGATTGAGAATACGTTGGCTCTTGCGCTTGTTGATCCCAAAAGTGGGACTACTGCTAACAGGAGTATATCAGGGGACCCTCTTGCCTCTAGCAGTTGGGATGAG GTTCCATCATCAAAAACTTTGTTGACACCAGTTCAGTGTAAATCGTTGTGGAGGCAATTTAAATCTGAGACCGAATATACTGTTAGTCAAGCCATTGCTGCTCAG GAGGCTAGCAAGCGAAATAACAACTGGTTACCACCTCCATGGGCAATCGTCGCATTAGTTGTTTTGggttttaatgaatttatgaCCCTTTTGAg AAATCCTTTGTATTTGGGCGTCATATTTGTTGCTTTCCTGCTTATAAAAGCTCTTTGGGTGCAATTGGACATATCTGGTGAATTCCGCAATGGAGCT CTACCTGGAATTCTCTCAATATCCACCAAATTTCTCCCTACCGTCATGAATCTTCTTAGAAAATTAGCTGAGGAGGGCCAAAGGCAGGCTAATCCTGATCCTCAGCGCAATCCTCCAGTTCCAGCAAAGACCTTACGGAGTGGTACAAATGATCATGATGATTATTCATCAAGTGCTTCCTCTGGGGTTACGGCTTCTGAAAATGGAACAGAATATTCTAGTCCCTTGGCCCACCAGAAAGCTCAGTAA
- the LOC105163474 gene encoding protein HOTHEAD, whose product MALVFSGDSAALYLYVVVWITTVLSFCQGMQDEHPAGYYRYPFIRPASSFSPPPSSAAWHAQPGGEREYDYIVVGGGTAGCPLAATLSQNYSVLLLERGGTPFANANVSFMQNFHISLADVSETSASQMFVSTDGVFNSRARVLGGGTAINAGFYTRASTSYIKSVGWDAKLVNESYPWIEKQIVHQPRLMPWQKAVRDGLLEVGISPFNGFTYDHKFGTKVGGTIFDKFGRRHTAAELLASANPDNLRVLVHATVQKIEFDKSGKRPKVIGVVIKDENGMTHRAVLSKRAGSEVIVSLGAIGSPHLLLLSGIGPKAELEKFNIPLVLENEFVGRDMADNPLNTIFVPTNGPIEQSLIQTVGITELGVYIEASSGFGQSSDSIRRDHGIASAEIGQLSTIPPKQRTHAAIHNYRRSKQNLPHEAFMGGFILEKIARPLSKGQISLTNTNIDDNPSITFNYFSHPADVAQCVDGIRIIEKILQSKHFTNYTKMDKETTEKLLNMSVEANVNLIPKHTNDTKSLEQFCKDTVITIWHYHGGCHVGKVVGPDYRVLGVERLRVVDGSTFYDSPGTNPQATVMMMGRYMGVKILRERLGKAGGV is encoded by the exons ATGGCTTTGGTTTTTAGTGGTGACTCTGCGGCTCTCTACTTGTATGTAGTTGTGTGGATCACCACTGTGCTCTCCTTCTGTCAAg GCATGCAGGATGAACATCCGGCGGGATATTATCGCTACCCCTTCATCAGACCCGCCAGTTCATTCTCGCCCCCCCCGTCCTCCGCCGCGTGGCACGCCCAGCCCGGCGGAGAACGGGAATACGACTACATAGTAGTCGGCGGGGGCACCGCGGGGTGCCCCCTCGCCGCCACCCTCTCCCAGAACTACAGCGTTTTGCTGCTGGAGAGAGGGGGCACGCCGTTTGCGAACGCGAACGTTTCATTCATGCAGAACTTCCACATCTCGCTGGCGGACGTCTCGGAGACGTCGGCGTCGCAGATGTTCGTCTCCACCGACGGTGTGTTTAATTCCCGGGCTAGGGTGTTGGGCGGAGGAACTGCCATCAATGCTGGTTTCTACACCCGGGCAAGCACAAG TTACATCAAGAGCGTTGGTTGGGATGCTAAACTGGTGAACGAATCATATCCGTGGATCGAGAAGCAGATCGTGCACCAGCCACGGCTCATGCCGTGGCAGAAAGCAGTAAGAGACGGGCTGCTAGAAGTTGGGATTTCTCCGTTCAACGGATTCACATATGATCACAAATTCGGAACAAAAGTTGGCGGAACGATCTTCGACAAGTTTGGACGTCGCCACACGGCTGCTGAGCTTTTGGCCTCTGCCAATCCCGATAACCTTCGTGTTTTAGTACACGCCACAGTTCAGAAAATCGAGTTTGACAAGTCAG GGAAAAGGCCTAAGGTAATTGGAGTTGTGATCAAGGACGAAAACGGGATGACGCACAGAGCAGTTCTATCGAAGAGGGCAGGGAGTGAAGTCATCGTGTCGTTGGGAGCAATTGGGAGTCCTCATCTGCTGCTGCTGAGTGGAATTGGACCCAAGGCAGAGCTCGAGAAGTTCAACATTCCTTTGGTGCTTGAGAATGAGTTTGTGGGGAGAGACATGGCCGATAACCCACTCAACACGATTTTCGTGCCTACTAATGGACCGATTGAGCAGTCGTTGATACAGACCGTCGGGATTACCGAGTTGGGAGTGTATATTGAGGCCAGCAGTGGTTTCGGACAATCGTCCGATAGCATTCGTAGGGATCATGGAATTGCTTCAGCTGAG ATAGGTCAGCTTTCAACTATCCCCCCGAAGCAACGCACACACGCAGCGATCCACAACTACAGGCGAAGCAAACAAAACCTTCCGCATGAAGCATTCATGGGAGGCTTCATACTAGAAAAGATAGCCCGGCCCCTGTCAAAAGGCCAAATCAGCCTAACAAACACAAACATCGACGACAACCCTTCCATCACCTTCAACTACTTCAGCCATCCGGCCGATGTGGCACAGTGTGTGGACGGTATACGCATCATAGAGAAAATCTTGCAGTCGAAACACTTCACCAACTACACGAAGATGGACAAGGAAACGACAGAGAAGTTGCTGAATATGAGTGTTGAGGCCAATGTCAATCTCATACCAAAGCACACCAATGACACGAAGTCCCTTGAGCAGTTCTGCAAAGATACTGTCATTACTATTTGGCACTATCATGGAGGGTGCCATGTGGGAAAGGTCGTCGGCCCCGACTACAGGGTTCTTGGAGTCGAGCGGCTGCGTGTGGTTGATGGATCGACGTTTTACGACTCCCCGGGGACTAATCCTCAGGCCACGGTCATGATGATGGGGCGGTACATGGGAGTGAAGATATTGAGGGAGAGATTAGGGAAAGCAGGTGGAGTGTAG
- the LOC105163464 gene encoding uncharacterized protein LOC105163464, whose translation MTDKVYPSAKPTAAPAAVNGGGTPAFPANKAQLYNTTRPAYRPRPPVRRSHRRGCCCSCCLWTTLVILLLLLLAAIAGAVFYVLYRPYRPSFSVASLQLSKFNLTDTAFTSSFNVTLIARNRNSKITFLYDQISVKILSGDVDIGDGSFPGFAHGRKNVTSLRTVISSSNSPFPDGTDISALKSSFRSRNLPLQIQLETKMKAQIGKIKTKKLKIRVTCDGIKISIPTGKTATTATTSNLKCKVDPRIKIINWTV comes from the coding sequence aTGACAGACAAAGTGTACCCATCAGCCAAGCCAACCGCGGCACCGGCAGCAGTTAACGGCGGCGGTACTCCAGCATTCCCAGCAAATAAAGCGCAGCTTTACAATACCACTCGTCCAGCCTACCGTCCGCGTCCCCCGGTGCGGCGGAGCCACCGCAGAGGCTGCTGCTGCTCTTGCTGCCTCTGGACGACTCTAGTGattcttctcctcctcctgCTTGCCGCTATCGCCGGCGCGGTATTTTATGTGCTCTACCGACCTTACCGACCTTCGTTCTCCGTGGCCTCTCTTCAGCTCTCCAAATTCAACCTCACCGACACAGCTTTCACCTCCTCCTTCAACGTCACTCTCATCGCGCGTAACCGTAATAGCAAAATTACCTTCCTCTACGACCAAATCTCGGTGAAGATACTCTCCGGCGATGTTGACATCGGCGACGGATCTTTTCCTGGCTTCGCACACGGTAGAAAGAACGTCACTAGCTTGAGAACCGTCATTTCGAGCTCCAATTCTCCGTTTCCCGACGGAACCGATATTTCAGCGCTGAAATCTAGCTTCAGGAGCAGGAATTTGCCGCTTCAGATTCAGTTGGAAACGAAAATGAAGGCGCAAATCgggaaaatcaaaacaaagaaGCTCAAAATCAGAGTTACTTGCGACGGAATTAAGATTTCAATCCCCACTGGCAAAACGGCGACGACTGCGACGACTTCCAACCTGAAGTGCAAGGTCGATCCGAGAATTAAGATCATCAATTGGAcagtttga